One Candidatus Desulfatibia profunda genomic window, AAAGTTGACGGCATTGGTGATGATGCCGTTGATAAGATAATCGGCAATCTGGTGTGCGATCATATCGGCGACTTTGACCTGGGCTTCGCCGGTACTGGCGCCCAGGTGCGGCGTAAAAATCACATTCGGATGCCGGAGCAGCGGCAGGTTCGGGTCCGGCGGCTCCTGGGGAAACACATCAAGGGCCGCACCGGCGACATGACCGCTTAAAAGCGCCTCATACAGGTCATCAATCTGAACGATTTCTCCTCTGGCACAGTTTATGATCCTTACGCCCGGCTTCATCATCTTAATGGTCGCTGCATTGATCATACCCACCGTTTCCTTAAGACGAGGCACATGCAGCGTGATAAAGTCGGAGCGCGCCAGAAGATCGTCCAGGAGGACAAGTTCAACTTCAAGAGCACTTGCGGCGTCCTTGCTGACAAAAGGATCTGCGGCGATCACTTTCATTTTAAGACCTCTGGCCCGTTCCGCCACTACCCTGCCGATCTGGCCGAAACCGATGATCCCTAATGTTTTTCCGGATATCTCAACGCCGGTCAGTTTCTTCTTTTCCCATTTCCCTTCGCGAACGGATGCCGTAGCCTGTGGAATATTCCTGGCAAGCGCCAACATGAGCGATATGGTATGCTCGGCAGTTGTCACCGTATTTCCGCCCGGAGCGTTCATGACAACGATACCCTCTTTGGTCGCCGCCGCCACATCGATATTGTCCACGCCGATGCCGGCACGGCCGATGACCTTGAGCTGTTTGGCATTTTTGATCACCTTTTCGGTAACCGAAGTCCCGCTTCTGACGGCAAGCCCGTGGAATTCGCTGATGATTTCAGCCAGCACTTCAGGGTCATTGGTTGCCTTGTCGTTGTCGACGACAACTTCAATGTTGCCGTCTGCTTCTAGTATTTCCCGTGCGATTGGGGACAGATTGTCCCTGATCATAACCTTGTACATGACCAATAATTTCCTTTAATTGTAAAAGGTTGTATTGGTTGTTACAAATCCCGTTTTTGCTTGCTCTTGTCCCTGTCCCTACTCTGTTCTCACTTTTTTACTCAAATAATCAAGAATCATACCATGCCGTTTTATCCCACTCAACCATTTTCCGGATTGTCCTTCTTGGTCTGTTTCAGAAGTCCGGTGGTCAAGTCTTGTTGATAATTCTCTTTTGGTGTAAGGTTGTATCTTAAAGCACAGAAGCCTTGTTGCTATTTTTTAGTGTCCATTTGCTCACGAATACGTTTTGCANNNNNNNNNNNNNNNNNNNNNNNNNNNNNNNNNNNNNNNNNNNNNNNNNNNNNNNNNNNNNNNNNNNNNNNNNNNNNNNNNNNNNNNNNNNNNNNNNNNNNNNNNNNNNNNNNNNNNNNNNNNNNNNNNNNNNNNNNNNNNNNNNNNNNNNNNNNNNNNNNNNNNNNNNNNNNNNNNNNNNNNNNN contains:
- a CDS encoding phosphoglycerate dehydrogenase, whose product is MYKVMIRDNLSPIAREILEADGNIEVVVDNDKATNDPEVLAEIISEFHGLAVRSGTSVTEKVIKNAKQLKVIGRAGIGVDNIDVAAATKEGIVVMNAPGGNTVTTAEHTISLMLALARNIPQATASVREGKWEKKKLTGVEISGKTLGIIGFGQIGRVVAERARGLKMKVIAADPFVSKDAASALEVELVLLDDLLARSDFITLHVPRLKETVGMINAATIKMMKPGVRIINCARGEIVQIDDLYEALLSGHVAGAALDVFPQEPPDPNLPLLRHPNVIFTPHLGASTGEAQVKVADMIAHQIADYLINGIITNAVNFPSLSLEVLNQIRPHLDLAEKMGSMMGQLARKIHDVTISYTGDVTLLDVRPLTHAVLKGLLGTFTDQPVNYVNAPALAAEKGILVNVAKSPARDDFAGLIRVKLEGHKEEPDEIWGTIFEKKYPRLVRIGKIYLDAVPEGWMIVIQNFDKPGVIGNVGTTLGRHNINIGRFQLGRREDRALCMVNIDSPADEKVLEELKSLPNIISARQVHLG